The following coding sequences lie in one Tichowtungia aerotolerans genomic window:
- a CDS encoding alpha-L-fucosidase, with amino-acid sequence MKRNSVVGLGLCLAMLGLAADGGEHELFEPTWESLAKANTSPEWFEDAKLGIYCHWGVYSVPQNFTEWYPRFMFQDGHEVQDFHKQNYGDPAEFPYHKFVPMFTAEKFDAAEWAEVYKSSGARFGGLVAEHHDGFSMWDSRWTPWNAKAMGPKRDVLGELAAELRKRDMKVIATFHHARQFQRNQGAESVQDPADSFDSHYIYDKRYATASAEPVLQKLYGNMPEDEWNQMWLGKLEEVIENYQPDVIYFDSWLNLVPEEFRQRFCAAYYNHAARNNKEVVIVYKQDDLPADVALLDIEKGGRIEIDLKKWMTDDTVSFGSWSYTTDLKIKPAAMVVHSLVDIVSKNGNMLLNISPHPDGSIPQEQKDILRQLGDWLKVYGEAIFDTRPWTVHGFGPTKPDFGPHGGMSTINYYTPEDYRFTMSKDGKAVYVIVLGRPEPGGKLFLWSCAPHRYPLPGAVERVVELSSGRDVEWESLDTGSYLHYPDMDYNETANVFKIILK; translated from the coding sequence GTGAAGCGAAATTCGGTGGTTGGATTGGGGCTTTGTCTGGCGATGCTGGGGCTCGCCGCGGACGGCGGAGAGCACGAATTGTTTGAGCCGACGTGGGAGTCGCTGGCGAAGGCGAATACGTCGCCGGAATGGTTCGAGGATGCCAAGCTGGGCATCTATTGCCACTGGGGCGTTTATTCGGTGCCGCAGAATTTTACGGAATGGTATCCGCGCTTTATGTTTCAGGACGGGCACGAGGTGCAGGATTTTCATAAGCAGAACTATGGCGATCCGGCCGAGTTTCCCTATCACAAATTCGTGCCGATGTTTACGGCGGAAAAGTTTGATGCGGCGGAGTGGGCCGAGGTGTACAAGTCGTCCGGCGCGCGTTTCGGCGGTCTGGTGGCGGAGCATCACGATGGCTTTTCGATGTGGGACAGCCGCTGGACGCCGTGGAACGCCAAGGCGATGGGGCCGAAGCGCGATGTGCTGGGCGAGCTGGCAGCCGAGCTGCGCAAGCGCGACATGAAGGTGATTGCAACCTTTCATCATGCCCGCCAGTTTCAGCGCAATCAGGGCGCGGAATCCGTGCAGGATCCGGCAGACAGTTTTGACAGTCATTATATTTATGACAAGCGCTACGCCACTGCGTCGGCCGAACCGGTGCTGCAGAAACTCTATGGCAATATGCCTGAAGACGAGTGGAACCAAATGTGGCTGGGCAAGCTCGAAGAGGTGATCGAGAACTATCAGCCCGACGTGATTTATTTTGACTCCTGGCTGAATCTGGTGCCGGAGGAATTCCGGCAGCGCTTCTGCGCGGCCTATTACAACCATGCCGCGCGGAACAATAAAGAGGTGGTAATTGTCTACAAGCAGGACGATCTGCCCGCCGACGTGGCGCTGCTCGATATTGAAAAGGGCGGGCGCATTGAGATCGATCTGAAAAAATGGATGACGGATGACACCGTTTCGTTCGGTTCCTGGTCCTATACGACCGATTTAAAGATCAAGCCCGCCGCGATGGTGGTGCACAGCCTTGTCGACATCGTCAGCAAGAACGGAAACATGCTGCTGAATATTTCTCCGCATCCCGACGGGTCGATCCCGCAGGAGCAGAAAGATATTTTGAGGCAGCTGGGGGACTGGCTGAAGGTTTACGGTGAAGCGATTTTTGATACGCGCCCGTGGACGGTGCATGGGTTTGGACCGACCAAGCCGGACTTCGGGCCGCACGGCGGCATGAGCACCATCAACTATTACACGCCGGAAGATTACCGTTTCACGATGTCTAAAGACGGAAAGGCGGTTTATGTGATTGTGCTGGGCCGGCCCGAGCCGGGCGGAAAACTGTTTTTGTGGAGCTGCGCGCCGCATCGCTATCCATTGCCGGGCGCGGTGGAGCGGGTGGTGGAACTTTCGAGCGGCCGGGACGTGGAGTGGGAATCCCTTGATACCGGGAGCTACCTTCATTATCCGGACATGGATTACAACGAAACAGCCAATGTGTTTAAGATTATTCTTAAGTAA
- a CDS encoding discoidin domain-containing protein gives MKKMMGFVLTLALAGTAAALDITQEKVAEKSVAERPRLVLPAGGWDVVRQRAETSARHRAWYADVKKKADQLAAAEVKIGRNTQDDLMTLALVCRIEGDKKYLAKVEEILPAAYVKKMWSKGWKLDQAMVSVGVAVAYDWLYDELPDSLRRATEENLGKVSLPCYLKSFDSDIWWTRAERPDNVYYNNHNGVCNGAALVVAAALLDSKEFAGSAQEVVARALPSIENGTLNGLLPGGAWDEGSGYFGYGMTGMTLGLSSVQNSLGTLFGLLEHPGLEKTGAYLAATTGPAGTFNYGDGTSRINPAYWMSWLAGAVESEKLASSFRHMQGLQVHQGSVLGLCWDDPAQKGSEIAFPPAAGFGRIEVGALRQRWDDPLAAWVGFKFGRPWQSHAHSDVGSFVYDWGGVRWAVDVSTPPYLKDFFSYEDQRYHFYGAKPEGHNTLVINPTDAYQQIIDSDSPIVRVEDGSAVGDMTPAYAAHAKSVRREFRLDSESGELIVKDELRLKNPSKVWWFMHTAAQVELKDEGRIAVLSSNNKQVEVRVEVLEGQPQPRFVAEPARPLPTSRVVRGEYPNEGKITRLALQFPDAQELTFCVALRPLDTPELRMGSVKEIPLAAKNVRVSEGDAAALLDGDRATVWSANSYIEHNGDKQFVSQFIDIELDAPVEVSAVGLGFDTAFQRRYDFNIYVSNDGKTWEQVFHGQSGKQNGEQRFRFAPRQTRFVRIEGLGNERYQNRFNRLKLYSCGD, from the coding sequence ATGAAAAAAATGATGGGGTTTGTTTTAACGCTGGCGCTGGCCGGCACGGCGGCGGCGCTGGACATTACGCAGGAAAAGGTGGCCGAAAAATCTGTGGCGGAACGCCCGCGGCTGGTGCTGCCTGCCGGCGGTTGGGATGTTGTGCGGCAGCGAGCCGAAACGAGCGCGCGGCATCGGGCGTGGTATGCCGATGTGAAGAAAAAGGCCGATCAGCTCGCCGCCGCCGAGGTGAAGATCGGGCGCAATACGCAGGACGACCTGATGACGCTGGCGCTGGTTTGTCGCATCGAGGGCGACAAAAAATATCTGGCCAAAGTGGAGGAGATCCTGCCGGCGGCCTATGTGAAAAAGATGTGGAGCAAGGGCTGGAAGCTGGATCAGGCGATGGTGTCGGTCGGCGTGGCCGTGGCCTACGACTGGCTGTATGACGAGCTGCCGGACAGCCTGCGCCGCGCGACTGAGGAGAATCTGGGCAAAGTCAGTCTGCCGTGCTACCTCAAGAGTTTTGACAGCGACATCTGGTGGACCCGTGCCGAGCGCCCGGACAATGTCTACTACAACAACCATAACGGTGTTTGCAACGGCGCCGCGCTCGTGGTGGCTGCGGCGCTGCTCGACAGCAAGGAGTTTGCAGGGTCGGCGCAGGAGGTGGTGGCCAGGGCCCTGCCGTCCATCGAAAACGGCACGCTCAACGGCTTGCTGCCGGGCGGGGCGTGGGACGAGGGCTCGGGCTATTTCGGCTACGGCATGACCGGCATGACGCTCGGGCTGTCATCGGTGCAGAACAGCCTCGGCACGCTGTTCGGTTTGCTGGAGCATCCGGGGCTTGAAAAAACCGGCGCATATCTCGCTGCAACCACCGGGCCAGCCGGAACCTTCAACTACGGCGACGGCACGTCGCGCATCAACCCGGCCTACTGGATGAGTTGGCTGGCCGGTGCCGTCGAAAGCGAAAAGCTGGCGTCTTCGTTCCGGCACATGCAGGGGCTGCAGGTTCATCAAGGATCGGTGCTGGGCCTCTGCTGGGATGATCCGGCGCAGAAGGGCAGCGAGATTGCTTTCCCGCCGGCCGCCGGGTTTGGGCGGATTGAGGTCGGTGCGCTCCGCCAGCGCTGGGACGATCCGCTGGCCGCATGGGTCGGCTTTAAGTTTGGACGCCCCTGGCAGAGTCACGCGCATTCGGACGTCGGGAGTTTTGTCTATGACTGGGGCGGTGTTCGCTGGGCCGTCGACGTGTCAACGCCGCCATACCTGAAGGACTTTTTCAGCTATGAAGATCAGCGCTACCATTTCTATGGAGCCAAGCCCGAAGGCCACAATACGCTGGTAATCAATCCGACGGACGCCTATCAGCAGATCATCGACAGCGACAGCCCGATCGTGCGGGTGGAAGACGGGTCGGCCGTCGGCGACATGACCCCGGCGTATGCTGCGCACGCAAAATCTGTGCGGCGGGAGTTCCGGCTGGATTCGGAGAGCGGCGAGCTGATTGTGAAGGATGAGCTGCGGCTGAAAAATCCATCCAAGGTCTGGTGGTTCATGCACACTGCGGCACAGGTTGAGTTGAAAGACGAGGGCCGCATCGCCGTATTGTCTTCCAACAACAAACAGGTCGAAGTTCGCGTCGAGGTTCTGGAAGGACAGCCACAGCCGCGGTTTGTTGCCGAGCCCGCTCGGCCGCTTCCGACCTCGCGTGTTGTCCGGGGCGAATATCCCAATGAGGGGAAAATCACGCGGCTTGCGCTGCAGTTTCCGGATGCGCAGGAGCTGACCTTCTGCGTCGCACTGCGGCCGCTCGATACGCCGGAACTCCGGATGGGTTCGGTTAAGGAAATTCCGCTGGCGGCAAAAAATGTTCGCGTGAGTGAAGGCGATGCTGCCGCCCTGCTGGATGGCGATAGGGCGACGGTTTGGTCCGCCAACAGTTATATTGAACATAACGGAGACAAACAGTTTGTCTCCCAGTTTATCGATATTGAACTAGACGCACCCGTTGAGGTGTCGGCGGTGGGGCTTGGCTTCGATACGGCGTTTCAGCGGCGCTACGATTTCAATATTTATGTTTCCAATGATGGCAAAACGTGGGAGCAGGTGTTTCACGGGCAAAGCGGAAAACAGAACGGCGAACAGCGGTTTCGTTTTGCGCCGCGCCAGACGCGCTTTGTCCGAATCGAAGGCCTCGGCAACGAGCGTTATCAAAACCGCTTTAACAGATTGAAACTTTACAGTTGCGGTGATTAG
- a CDS encoding GFA family protein: MSRITGSCLCGNIKYSVSTEPLFMANCHCKSCKKTSGSMFSAIVGVSEPTFALKGNTLTSYVSRGDSGKPIHRNFCSNCGTPIFSKAENSPGILYLRAGTIDNEFDFSPKANIYWRDHKDWLPKDIPSFETMPSIK; the protein is encoded by the coding sequence ATGAGCAGAATCACTGGATCATGCCTATGTGGAAACATTAAATACAGCGTATCAACAGAACCTCTGTTCATGGCCAACTGTCACTGCAAGTCGTGTAAAAAAACGAGTGGCTCCATGTTCTCCGCAATCGTCGGCGTATCAGAACCGACGTTTGCTCTCAAAGGAAACACCCTCACCTCCTATGTATCCCGTGGAGACAGCGGAAAACCTATCCATCGAAACTTCTGTTCGAATTGCGGAACACCGATATTTTCAAAAGCAGAAAACAGCCCCGGCATTTTGTATCTTCGCGCCGGAACGATTGATAACGAATTCGACTTTTCTCCCAAGGCCAACATTTACTGGAGAGATCACAAGGACTGGCTTCCCAAAGACATTCCCTCTTTTGAAACCATGCCCTCGATAAAATAG
- a CDS encoding chondroitinase family polysaccharide lyase, giving the protein MTQTLKLRTTYKLKSISNILHVNIGLLIFCPLFAFGQIQSFEESTVPATWTTGPGATLETSALHFKDGTRSLQWNRTDSAAVLTANNPAGLAAAGSVAGGGISGWIYNDAASDETLSFRFGSAAELAAGNPRYTFEFGLNFTGWRAVLVKFTEDAAVPGYSGSGTLEMMQIEAPAASQAGTLFFDRIEFKESIISSRQRDYQQPFVNEPSGSLWLSSYAWSQTPPTALPASAGQAERDAFAAILDRFDRWNLGTAIAPKPSIAESFTISGTSQTIDKAGNGNETVQTSQDTGYRWGGFNAGSSDNIQLKDTGSLRWRKGAATAGSYAYTIFDASGSQPPANATQQTVDFIQFSTLGSFSGIQMRFLVRSAADSAWYASDSLDLLSLNGHLDVHSVSWTPLSTANNGMLNALDSGDDTALTITGTPGSFADRVGGIIDGGGFLVTAGTGPYFNMDDITWGMLDPIGSRHQALQRYIQDGLNNYAALNIQRANGTITGTPLFTKENGGSPDIGRDVFQKIMIPLAMDCKLNGSDASKQKFFDLLDHCHDQGWHEGSAMGSMNFEPLRTSGYMNAVVLMRDELRATGRLERERNAIRWYSNLGKIYTDPERTGASADELRSIYLNRLIAVLLMNDATEEQLKAKVRDMSRLLLWQNNGLSIAHGWMGTIKPDYTGFHHYIPYSGAYAPQAFHLSALVNYFLHDTPFALSDNSQKNLRNVLLTLRNMCNQYDVPMGVCGRFPFNNQILLEIMPSFAYMALSGNPETGAAVDVEMAGVLKRLWEPASSPVNEHIADVEPTIMYMNTLGAVELMEQTAALSTPAEAPPSGHWAHNYSLLSVHRRDNWMVSVKGMSQYSASTEHYYHENEFGRYLGHGGIQIFNQGNPVTREASGVVEDGWDWNRIPGTTAITLPASLLVKKSWDENVLMKKRFTGGLSLENRDGAFVMELDDYPWRDRNVQGRTTLFFFDDLIVALGRGIANTDASYPTATTLFQTHLATPATPTVIDGTAATAFPLEQAADTSAPHWLIDAASNGYYVPENQPLHISRTTQLSRNNRNTEDTTGDFATAWIDHGTSPGYNGNAAGEYHYAILVDTTAAAMQTFAAAPTYRVLERAAAAHIVEYTGDPAATTTAYALFNAGAVAHGPLAAADKPCLAMTRETGDALTISVCDPDLRLTASSPHHVWSIPSGDLANESPVSKVQVTLRGSWNAQAVPDNARVISTSSEATVLEFDCTEGKSIEMTLSSGETYSAWKAQYEGGAGQPASIGGPEADYDGDGLSNHFEYGLGQSPLTASGELRPTIRAATTNANSMDYTFTFNNGVSKNEGLRLTVKSAPELTSEWAELLVVSPPYVNARQSLFEKPGVISVIDRGGNCVETTLRHTVPAGTEKQFIKLEIESAQ; this is encoded by the coding sequence ATGACTCAAACATTAAAGCTGCGAACAACGTATAAACTGAAAAGTATTTCAAATATCCTTCACGTAAATATAGGTCTGCTGATCTTCTGCCCGCTCTTCGCATTCGGACAGATACAAAGTTTTGAGGAGAGCACGGTCCCGGCAACCTGGACGACCGGCCCCGGTGCAACGCTCGAAACGAGCGCCCTTCATTTCAAGGACGGAACCCGCTCGCTGCAGTGGAACCGCACCGACAGCGCGGCCGTTCTCACCGCAAACAACCCGGCGGGACTGGCCGCCGCGGGCAGCGTCGCGGGGGGCGGGATCAGCGGCTGGATTTATAACGATGCCGCATCCGATGAAACCCTGAGCTTCCGTTTCGGTTCGGCCGCCGAACTGGCCGCCGGCAATCCCCGCTACACCTTTGAATTCGGCCTCAACTTTACCGGCTGGCGCGCCGTCCTCGTAAAATTCACGGAAGACGCCGCGGTTCCCGGCTACTCCGGAAGCGGCACGCTGGAAATGATGCAGATCGAAGCCCCCGCCGCCAGCCAGGCCGGAACGCTCTTTTTCGACCGCATCGAGTTCAAGGAAAGCATCATCAGCTCGCGCCAGCGCGATTATCAGCAGCCGTTTGTCAACGAACCGTCCGGCAGCCTCTGGCTCAGCTCCTACGCATGGAGCCAAACCCCGCCGACCGCCCTGCCGGCGAGCGCCGGCCAGGCCGAGCGGGATGCCTTTGCCGCCATCCTCGACCGCTTTGACCGCTGGAACCTGGGCACCGCCATTGCGCCGAAACCCAGCATCGCCGAATCGTTCACGATCTCCGGCACCAGCCAAACAATTGATAAGGCCGGCAACGGCAACGAAACCGTCCAGACCAGCCAGGACACCGGCTACCGCTGGGGCGGCTTCAACGCCGGCTCGTCCGACAACATCCAGCTCAAAGACACCGGATCGCTGCGCTGGCGCAAGGGGGCCGCAACCGCCGGAAGCTACGCCTACACCATCTTCGACGCCTCCGGCAGTCAGCCGCCGGCCAACGCGACACAGCAGACCGTCGACTTTATTCAGTTTTCAACCCTCGGCTCCTTTTCCGGAATCCAGATGCGTTTCCTCGTCCGCTCCGCCGCCGACTCCGCATGGTATGCCTCGGACAGCCTCGACCTGCTCTCCCTCAACGGCCACCTTGACGTCCATAGCGTTTCGTGGACCCCGCTGAGCACGGCCAACAATGGAATGCTCAACGCCCTCGACAGCGGCGATGATACCGCCCTCACGATCACAGGAACTCCGGGATCATTCGCCGACCGAGTCGGCGGCATCATCGACGGCGGCGGCTTTTTAGTCACCGCCGGAACCGGCCCCTATTTCAACATGGACGACATCACCTGGGGCATGCTCGATCCCATCGGCTCGCGCCACCAGGCGCTCCAGCGGTATATCCAGGACGGACTGAACAACTACGCCGCGCTGAACATCCAGCGGGCAAACGGAACCATCACCGGCACCCCGCTGTTCACAAAAGAAAACGGCGGCTCGCCGGATATCGGGCGGGACGTTTTCCAGAAGATCATGATTCCGCTGGCCATGGACTGCAAACTCAACGGCTCCGACGCCTCCAAACAGAAGTTTTTCGACCTGCTCGACCACTGCCACGACCAGGGCTGGCACGAGGGCAGCGCCATGGGATCGATGAATTTCGAACCGCTGCGCACCTCCGGCTACATGAACGCCGTCGTACTGATGCGCGACGAGCTGCGGGCGACCGGCCGGCTGGAACGCGAGCGCAACGCCATCCGCTGGTATTCCAACCTGGGAAAAATCTACACCGATCCCGAACGGACCGGCGCCAGCGCCGACGAACTGCGCAGCATCTACCTGAACCGGCTGATCGCCGTTCTCCTGATGAACGACGCGACCGAGGAACAGCTCAAAGCCAAGGTCCGCGACATGAGCCGGCTGCTGCTCTGGCAGAACAACGGGCTGTCCATTGCGCACGGCTGGATGGGCACGATCAAGCCGGATTACACCGGCTTCCATCACTACATTCCGTACTCCGGTGCCTATGCCCCGCAGGCGTTCCACCTCTCGGCGCTGGTCAACTATTTCCTGCACGACACGCCGTTTGCTCTTTCGGACAACTCTCAAAAGAACCTGCGTAACGTTCTGCTCACACTGCGGAACATGTGCAACCAGTACGACGTCCCGATGGGCGTCTGCGGACGCTTCCCGTTCAACAACCAAATCCTGCTCGAGATCATGCCGTCGTTCGCCTACATGGCCCTGTCCGGGAACCCGGAAACCGGCGCGGCCGTCGACGTTGAAATGGCCGGCGTGCTCAAACGCCTGTGGGAACCCGCCTCCAGCCCGGTCAACGAACATATTGCCGACGTCGAGCCGACGATTATGTACATGAACACGCTGGGAGCCGTCGAACTGATGGAACAGACCGCCGCGCTCAGCACGCCGGCCGAGGCCCCGCCTTCCGGCCACTGGGCGCACAACTACAGCCTGCTCTCCGTCCACCGCCGCGACAACTGGATGGTCAGCGTCAAAGGCATGAGCCAGTACAGCGCCTCCACCGAACACTATTACCATGAAAATGAGTTCGGCCGTTACCTCGGCCACGGCGGCATCCAGATTTTCAACCAGGGCAATCCGGTCACGCGCGAAGCCAGCGGCGTGGTCGAAGACGGCTGGGATTGGAACCGGATTCCCGGCACCACCGCCATCACCCTGCCCGCCTCCCTGCTGGTCAAAAAGAGCTGGGACGAAAACGTGCTGATGAAAAAGCGCTTCACCGGCGGCCTGAGCCTGGAAAACCGGGACGGCGCGTTTGTGATGGAACTCGACGACTACCCGTGGCGCGACCGCAATGTGCAGGGCCGCACCACCCTCTTCTTCTTTGACGACCTGATCGTCGCCCTCGGCCGCGGCATTGCCAATACGGATGCGAGCTATCCGACCGCGACCACCCTGTTCCAAACCCATCTCGCGACGCCGGCGACACCCACCGTCATCGACGGAACCGCCGCCACCGCCTTCCCGCTGGAACAGGCCGCGGACACCTCCGCGCCGCACTGGCTGATCGATGCCGCCTCCAACGGCTACTATGTTCCCGAAAACCAGCCGCTGCACATTTCCCGGACGACCCAGCTGTCCCGCAACAACCGCAATACGGAAGACACCACGGGCGACTTTGCGACCGCCTGGATCGACCACGGCACCTCGCCGGGATACAACGGGAACGCCGCCGGCGAATACCACTACGCAATCCTCGTCGACACAACCGCCGCAGCCATGCAGACCTTCGCCGCAGCGCCGACCTACCGCGTACTGGAACGCGCGGCCGCCGCGCACATCGTCGAATACACCGGCGATCCCGCCGCCACAACCACCGCCTACGCCCTCTTCAACGCCGGCGCCGTCGCGCACGGCCCGCTGGCGGCGGCCGACAAACCGTGCCTGGCCATGACCCGCGAAACAGGCGATGCGCTCACCATCAGCGTGTGCGACCCCGACCTCCGTTTAACCGCCAGCTCGCCGCACCACGTGTGGTCCATCCCCAGCGGCGATCTGGCAAACGAAAGTCCGGTCTCCAAAGTCCAGGTCACCCTGCGCGGCTCCTGGAATGCGCAGGCCGTTCCCGACAACGCGCGCGTCATCTCAACCTCCTCCGAGGCAACCGTCCTGGAATTTGACTGCACGGAAGGCAAGAGCATTGAAATGACCCTCTCCTCCGGGGAAACCTATTCGGCGTGGAAAGCGCAGTACGAAGGCGGCGCCGGCCAGCCCGCCAGCATCGGCGGGCCGGAAGCGGACTATGACGGCGACGGCCTCAGCAACCATTTCGAATACGGCCTCGGCCAGAGCCCGCTGACCGCCAGCGGCGAGCTGCGCCCCACCATCCGCGCCGCCACGACGAACGCCAACAGCATGGACTACACCTTCACATTCAACAACGGCGTGTCCAAAAACGAAGGGCTGCGTCTGACAGTCAAAAGCGCGCCGGAGCTGACATCCGAGTGGGCAGAGCTCCTCGTTGTCTCCCCGCCATACGTCAATGCCCGCCAAAGCCTCTTTGAAAAACCCGGCGTGATTTCCGTCATCGACCGCGGCGGCAACTGCGTCGAAACCACCCTGCGCCACACCGTTCCCGCCGGAACAGAAAAACAGTTCATCAAACTCGAAATCGAGTCCGCCCAGTAA